One Capsicum annuum cultivar UCD-10X-F1 chromosome 2, UCD10Xv1.1, whole genome shotgun sequence genomic window carries:
- the LOC107857547 gene encoding BES1/BZR1 homolog protein 2 has translation MTACGGGSTGRLPTWKERENNKRRERRRRAIAAKIFTGLRAQGNFKLPKHCDNNEVLKALCIQAGWVVEEDGTTYRKGHRPPPIENGSASMNISACSSIQPSPMSSAYPSPVPSYHASPTSSSFPSPSRCDGNPSSYILPFLHNLASIPSTLPPLRISNSAPVTPPLSSPTRGSKPKPIWESLSRGPLHSFHHPLFAASAPSSPTRRQYSKPATIPECDESDAAPVESARWVSFQTVAPSAAPTSPTFNLVKPVPQQNILLDALSGHGMFGWAEAAQKGHGAEFDFESCKVKAWEGERIHEVAVDDLELTLGNAKARA, from the exons ATGACGGCCTGCGGTGGAGGATCTACGGGACGGTTGCCGACGTGGAAGGAGAGGGAAAACAataagagaagagagagaagaagaagagcTATTGCCGCCAAAATATTTACTGGTTTACGAGCTCAAGGTAATTTTAAACTTCCAAAACACTGTGATAACAATGAAGTCTTGAAAGCTCTTTGTATTCAAGCTGGTTGGGTTGTTGAAGAGGATGGCACCACTTATCGCAAG GGACACAGGCCTCCACCAATTGAAAACGGCAGCGCCTCTATGAATATCAGTGCGTGCTCATCAATTCAGCCTAGCCCAATGTCATCCGCTTATCCCAGTCCTGTTCCCTCTTACCATGCCAGCCCAACATCATCCTCATTCCCTAGCCCCTCCCGTTGTGACGGGAATCCCTCATCATACATCCTCCCCTTTCTCCATAACTTAGCTTCCATTCCCTCTACTCTACCACCTCTTCGTATATCTAATAGTGCCCCTGTTACCCCTCCACTTTCTTCTCCTACCCGAGGTTCAAAGCCCAAACCTATCTGGGAATCCCTCTCCAGGGGCCCGTTGCATTCTTTCCACCACCCACTTTTTGCTGCTTCTGCACCATCAAGTCCCACCCGCCGCCAATACTCTAAGCCTGCTACAATTCCAGAATGTGACGAGTCTGATGCCGCCCCAGTTGAATCTGCACGTTGGGTCAGCTTCCAGACGGTGGCACCTTCCGCGGCTCCAACATCGCCTACTTTTAACCTTGTAAAACCTGTTCCTCAGCAGAACATTCTCTTAGATGCCTTAAGTGGCCATGGAATGTTTGGATGGGCCGAAGCAGCTCAAAAGGGACATGGCGCCGAATTTGATTTTGAGAGCTGCAAAGTCAAGGCATGGGAAGGCGAGAGAATACATGAAGTTGCTGTGGATGATCTAGAGCTCACTCTTGGTAATGCAAAGGCACGTGCTTAA